From the Microthrixaceae bacterium genome, one window contains:
- the cas1 gene encoding CRISPR-associated endonuclease Cas1 → MVNEFAYCPRLFHLEWVNAQFADNLDTVHGRWVHRAVDDGGGSVPRPDEGEVKVARSVMLSSDRLGLITKVDLLEGVGGGEVVPVETKRGAPPDTPERAWEPERVQVCVQGLVLRENGFHCDRGVIWFAETRKRVDVMLDDALIVRTLELVGQLRAVAESETAPPPLVDSRKCPRCSLVGICLPDEMNTLAERQAMPPRRLIPTHDAAQPMYVTEQGTWLGKDQGRIKVTRKGESLHSVRLLDVSQVCLYGNVQISTQLLRELFAREIPVCWFSYGGWFSGVGTGLPGRNVELRRRQVITAAQGGTEIARRIVQGKIRNSRVLLRRNGRERSPSTLDQLKALAEQAGQASSIPTLLGLEGAAARLYFAAFQTMLREDKRLPGAPFTFEGRNRRPPLDAVNCLLGFVYGLLAKEATVTLLAVGFDPYLGFYHRPRFGRPALALDLIEEFRPLVAESVVINLINNGEVGESDFVVRAGGVALTADGRKAVLRAYERRMATELRHPTFQYKVSYRRVIEVQARLLAAHMMGEVPEYLPVVTR, encoded by the coding sequence ATGGTCAACGAGTTCGCCTACTGCCCGCGCCTGTTCCACCTGGAGTGGGTGAACGCTCAGTTCGCCGACAACCTGGACACGGTGCACGGACGTTGGGTTCACCGGGCCGTTGACGACGGAGGAGGGTCAGTTCCCAGGCCCGACGAAGGGGAGGTCAAGGTTGCTCGCTCGGTGATGCTGTCCTCCGACCGCCTTGGGCTGATCACCAAGGTCGACCTGCTCGAGGGGGTAGGTGGTGGCGAGGTGGTGCCGGTTGAGACGAAACGTGGGGCCCCGCCTGACACCCCGGAGCGGGCATGGGAACCCGAGCGTGTCCAGGTCTGCGTCCAAGGACTCGTGCTGCGCGAGAACGGCTTCCACTGCGATCGTGGAGTGATCTGGTTTGCTGAAACCAGGAAGCGCGTCGATGTGATGCTCGACGATGCCTTGATCGTCAGAACACTCGAGCTCGTCGGTCAGCTCCGTGCCGTGGCCGAGTCCGAGACCGCTCCGCCCCCGCTGGTGGACAGCCGCAAGTGTCCACGCTGCTCGCTGGTGGGGATCTGCCTTCCGGACGAGATGAACACCCTGGCCGAACGGCAAGCCATGCCGCCGCGCCGTCTGATCCCAACCCACGACGCCGCTCAGCCCATGTACGTGACCGAGCAGGGAACCTGGCTCGGGAAGGACCAGGGACGCATCAAGGTGACCCGTAAGGGCGAATCTCTCCACTCGGTCCGGTTGCTGGACGTATCCCAGGTTTGCTTGTACGGAAACGTCCAGATCTCAACCCAGTTGCTCCGTGAGTTGTTCGCGCGTGAGATTCCGGTTTGCTGGTTCTCCTACGGCGGATGGTTCTCGGGCGTTGGGACCGGGCTCCCAGGAAGGAACGTCGAGTTGCGCAGGCGTCAGGTGATCACGGCGGCCCAGGGCGGGACCGAAATCGCCCGCAGGATCGTCCAGGGAAAGATCCGCAACAGCAGGGTCCTCCTGCGTCGTAACGGACGGGAACGCTCGCCGAGCACCTTGGATCAGCTCAAGGCTCTAGCCGAACAAGCAGGGCAGGCCTCGTCCATCCCGACGTTGCTAGGCCTGGAGGGAGCGGCGGCGCGTCTGTACTTCGCAGCATTTCAGACGATGCTCCGAGAGGACAAGAGACTGCCGGGCGCGCCCTTCACCTTCGAGGGGAGAAACCGTCGCCCACCGTTGGACGCTGTCAACTGCCTACTGGGCTTCGTCTACGGATTGCTGGCCAAGGAGGCGACCGTCACCCTCCTAGCAGTTGGCTTCGATCCCTACCTCGGCTTCTACCACCGTCCCCGGTTCGGCCGGCCTGCGCTGGCACTGGATCTGATCGAAGAGTTCAGGCCGCTCGTGGCTGAGTCGGTGGTGATCAACCTCATCAACAACGGCGAGGTTGGTGAGTCTGACTTCGTGGTTCGAGCCGGCGGAGTGGCCCTGACCGCCGATGGTCGCAAGGCGGTCCTTCGGGCGTACGAGCGCCGGATGGCAACGGAGCTGCGACATCCAACCTTCCAGTACAAGGTGTCGTACAGAAGGGTGATCGAGGTACAGGCCCGCCTGCTCGCCGCCCACATGATGGGC
- the cas5u6u gene encoding type I-U CRISPR-associated protein Cas5/Cas6, which translates to MAVDLVLSFPLGRYHATPWGHSANEGAVEWPPSPFRLLRALYATWKNRVPDLPSEVVLALFDELSEAPTYLVPEHAGAHTRHYLPGKDHREGFSTDTTKVLDTFLSLPVDGELVVRWAVDLDAEQLEAFGLLADELSYIGRAESICDARVEFPGSDHGGQEVQPLPVDTGRSDTIELMIPARPLDEKALTISTQQMRGAQRRLEPLGVRKVRYPRPPEAVPAIGRRPRPRSAVNTVRWSLSTPAPPSVHSSVAWADTLRNAALSRYGGPEKRPAPPVLSGKDPAGDKAKAQHDHVHWLALPDGERPYITSLVAYAPSGFEADVLEALTSIRQLRRGGISDVRHAGLVVEGYGIAERIVPELFGRSMVWRSSTPFAPPRHRRRGESWDDFVVD; encoded by the coding sequence GTGGCGGTCGACCTGGTGCTCAGCTTCCCCTTGGGGCGCTACCACGCCACTCCGTGGGGTCACAGCGCCAACGAGGGAGCTGTGGAATGGCCTCCGTCGCCCTTCCGGTTGCTGCGAGCGCTGTACGCCACTTGGAAGAACCGTGTCCCCGACCTCCCCAGCGAGGTGGTGTTGGCTCTCTTCGACGAGCTCAGCGAAGCCCCGACATATCTTGTCCCCGAGCACGCTGGCGCTCATACCCGTCACTACCTCCCGGGGAAGGACCACCGCGAGGGGTTCTCCACCGATACCACCAAGGTCCTGGATACGTTCCTGTCTCTCCCGGTGGATGGTGAGTTGGTGGTCCGCTGGGCCGTGGATCTGGACGCGGAGCAGCTAGAAGCCTTCGGACTGCTGGCCGACGAGCTTTCCTACATAGGGCGCGCCGAGTCGATCTGCGATGCCCGAGTCGAGTTCCCGGGATCTGATCACGGTGGCCAGGAAGTTCAGCCGCTGCCGGTTGATACCGGCCGCTCCGACACCATCGAGCTGATGATCCCGGCCAGGCCTCTCGACGAGAAGGCACTCACGATCAGCACCCAACAGATGCGGGGTGCCCAGCGCCGCCTCGAACCGCTTGGTGTCCGCAAAGTTCGCTACCCCCGTCCGCCCGAGGCGGTACCCGCTATCGGTCGTCGACCTCGACCGCGTTCGGCGGTGAACACTGTGCGATGGTCGTTGTCCACTCCCGCTCCTCCTTCGGTGCACTCCTCGGTGGCGTGGGCCGACACCCTCCGCAACGCCGCGCTAAGCCGCTACGGCGGACCCGAGAAGCGACCCGCTCCACCGGTACTCAGTGGCAAGGACCCGGCGGGAGACAAGGCAAAGGCCCAGCACGACCATGTGCACTGGTTGGCCCTCCCCGATGGTGAGCGTCCGTACATCACATCGCTGGTGGCCTACGCCCCGAGTGGTTTCGAGGCCGACGTGCTGGAGGCACTGACTTCGATTCGCCAACTGCGCAGAGGCGGAATCAGCGACGTCCGCCATGCCGGGCTGGTGGTCGAGGGCTACGGGATAGCCGAGCGAATCGTTCCGGAGCTGTTCGGTCGATCCATGGTTTGGAGGAGCTCGACACCATTCGCTCCCCCTCGGCATCGGCGTCGGGGCGAGTCCTGGGATGATTTCGTCGTGGACTAG